The genomic interval GCGCCAGCGAGTCCGACGACCTCTACGAAACCGCCGAGTTACTCGTCCGCGAAGACGAGCGGACAGCACTCGTACTCCGGGGGAACGACCCCGTCGGCGTCGTCACGGAGCAGGACCTCCTCGGACACCTCGTGGACACCGACGACGCCGACGACGCGACAGTCGGCGACGCCATGGTCGAGTCGGTCCCCTCGGTCTCACCGGACGCTCGCCTGACGGACGTGCGCGATACGATGCTGGAGTGGTCCGCCGGATGGCTGCTGGTCGTCGAAGACGGCGACCCGGTGGGGACAGTCACCGAACACGACGTGCTCGCGGCCGCCCGGATGGAGAGCGAGACGACAGATCAAGTCTCGGACCGCCAGGAGGCCGCCACCGCCGGGCAGGTCGCCGCCGCGGACGGCTCGGCGACCGCCGCTGACGACCAGTTCGAGCAACAGGGGATCTGCTCGGCCTGTGGGACCTTCACCCGGAACCTCGCGTCGTTCAACGGCCAGCTCCTCTGTGCGGACTGCCGGAACGTGTAGCCGGGCCAAACGTTTTCTCCGTCCCAGCCCGATCCGTACTGTGGAGATCCGGTCCGCACAGACAGCCGATGCCGACACGATCGCCGACCAGTGGGTCGCGCTGGCGGCCGGCCAGCGCGCTCACGGGTCACACCTGTCCACGGACGCGAACCGCTCGGCGATCCGCGAGGTGATCCTCCAGCGGATCGTCACCGATCGGCTGCGCGTCGCCGTCGACGACGAGGCGGTCGTCGGATTCGTCATGTTCTCGGTCGAGACGGGGCGCTACGAGCAGGATGTCGTCCGGGGCGTCGTCGAGAACCTCTACGTCGTCCCGAGCGCCAGAGACGACGGGATCGGCAGCGCGCTCCTGACCGCAGCGGAGGACGCCCTCGCCGCCGCCGGCGTCGATGTCATCTCGCTGGAAGCGATGGCGGACAACGACGGTGCGCGCCGGTTTTACCACGCCCACGGCTACACGCCCCACCGGGTCGAGTTCGAGAAGTCGACCGAAAGCGATACTCTCTAAACGCTCCCCCCAGAACAACCGAGTGCGAGCGCCAGGGGAGCTTGGGTGGTCCAAGCACTCGACTTGTAATCGAGAGTTCGTGGGTTCAAATCCCACCCCTGGCTCTGGTCATTTTGCGTACATGCTAACGCCGGGCAGTCTCGAAATAGAGCGACGCTGACGCCGGCGGATAGCAATACACCATATAACGCGATAGACATATCGGCTGGAACAGTCGAAACAGGGGGGTGCTCGGCATGAGCCGGAGCTCCTACTCCGGCGACCCGCTTGACGGCACCGTCCAGTGGATCGGCGAGCGCCCGGAGCTCGACGACGGGGAGACCGTCGACGTCGTCGACGACCGCATCGATGCCGAGGGCGAGGAGCGCGTCGAGAACGTCCCGATCCCCGAGGACGAGCCCGACCGGCCCGATGTCGACGGCCAGTCGACGCTCGATGACTGGGGGTGGTCGCGGTGACGACAGACTGCGACGGCTGCGGTGATCCTGTCGACGACCTCGATAAGTGCGACGTTTTCAACGAGAGCGGGGCCGTCATCGTCTGGGTCTGTTCAGACTGCAGAGAGAAACTCACCTCCAGCAGGTGTGTGGCCTGCGGTGACCGGGTTCGCGATGATCGCGAGGAGTCGATCGGTCCACACGGCTCGGGGTCCAGTTTCGGCCGACTGTGTCCCGACTGCCGCCGTGACCTCATCTTCGAAGAGGGAGGTGTGTTCCAGTGACCCAGGAGTGCTTCCGCTGCGGCGCCACCGAGGACCTCGACCGCTTCGGTGGCAGTTTCATCTGCCAGGGCTGTGCTCCTGACTCGGACAGCAACCCCGACGAGTGTCCACACGACCACGAGAACCCGGTCGACGTCTGTGACGTCTCCGACGACGAACGTGCCGACATGCTCCGGGAGTACCTGGAAGCGTTCGTCGACGAGTTTGGTGAGGTGCCTCGGCTCATGCCTCTCGACGAGGAGGGAAAGGCGCCGATCATCCAGGGCCGGGCCAGCCTGGATAGCCCTGCAGGCCGTGAGTTCCTCGTCGACGGCGAGGAAGCGATCCGACAGATCCGCGAAGACGGCGCCCGCGGCTTCGCGATGTACGCCGGGAAGTGGGACCATGGGACCGAGGATGC from Haloarcula pelagica carries:
- a CDS encoding CBS domain-containing protein, whose protein sequence is MKTAVTAREVMNREFVGASESDDLYETAELLVREDERTALVLRGNDPVGVVTEQDLLGHLVDTDDADDATVGDAMVESVPSVSPDARLTDVRDTMLEWSAGWLLVVEDGDPVGTVTEHDVLAAARMESETTDQVSDRQEAATAGQVAAADGSATAADDQFEQQGICSACGTFTRNLASFNGQLLCADCRNV
- a CDS encoding GNAT family N-acetyltransferase, with amino-acid sequence MEIRSAQTADADTIADQWVALAAGQRAHGSHLSTDANRSAIREVILQRIVTDRLRVAVDDEAVVGFVMFSVETGRYEQDVVRGVVENLYVVPSARDDGIGSALLTAAEDALAAAGVDVISLEAMADNDGARRFYHAHGYTPHRVEFEKSTESDTL